A stretch of Sulfitobacter sp. THAF37 DNA encodes these proteins:
- a CDS encoding 3-deoxy-D-manno-octulosonic acid transferase — MSRSLGLAAYRAMVRRGGGDVVPPDLPRPEGELVWIHAAESRNLLAVHDLAMRLCAVRADLNVLITLPEDEDTAAALPKAGGQIIVQPVPGEHTAAVQAFHAHWQPDCCIWVWGALRPNLVLETAARGCTLFLIDADSRGFDGRRDRWLSDLTYRLLSEFDFVLARSEAGLKRLLHLGLPRRAVAVTSPLMAGGQALPCADSDLADLSAVIAGRPVWFATQLQLKEFPTVLSAHRQAMRLSHRLLLVLQPADQGTSAEAVALSQSRGFATVNWSDGTFPDETTQVVITDDPGDRGLFFRLAPVSFLGSSLVQGESGCDPFDAAALGSAVLYGPKVRHFMGSYTRLAAAGAARIVNDADALGTAVSRLIAPDQAATMAHAGWDVISQGAALMDRVTDLVQDALDDKVREG; from the coding sequence ATGAGCCGATCGCTGGGGCTTGCGGCGTACCGCGCCATGGTCCGGCGTGGCGGTGGCGACGTGGTGCCGCCGGACCTGCCGCGTCCGGAGGGCGAACTGGTCTGGATACACGCCGCCGAGAGCCGCAACCTGCTGGCGGTTCATGACCTTGCCATGCGGCTATGTGCTGTACGGGCCGATCTGAACGTGCTGATCACCCTGCCAGAGGACGAGGACACCGCAGCCGCGCTGCCCAAGGCAGGTGGCCAGATCATCGTCCAGCCCGTGCCCGGCGAACACACCGCGGCTGTCCAGGCTTTCCATGCGCATTGGCAACCCGATTGCTGCATCTGGGTCTGGGGCGCGCTGCGCCCCAATCTGGTGCTGGAGACCGCTGCGCGGGGCTGCACCCTGTTCCTGATCGACGCGGACAGCCGCGGCTTCGACGGGCGTCGGGACCGGTGGCTGTCCGACCTGACCTACCGGCTGCTGTCGGAGTTCGATTTCGTTCTGGCCCGCTCAGAGGCGGGTTTGAAGCGATTGCTGCACCTGGGCTTGCCGCGGCGCGCCGTCGCGGTGACGTCTCCCCTCATGGCGGGCGGGCAGGCCCTGCCCTGTGCCGACTCCGATCTTGCCGATCTCTCTGCCGTCATCGCGGGCCGGCCTGTCTGGTTCGCGACCCAGTTGCAGCTCAAGGAGTTTCCCACGGTGCTCTCGGCGCACCGGCAGGCCATGCGCCTGTCGCACCGGCTGCTTCTGGTGCTCCAGCCCGCGGATCAGGGAACAAGCGCGGAAGCCGTGGCGCTTTCCCAGTCGCGCGGCTTTGCCACCGTGAACTGGAGCGATGGCACCTTTCCCGACGAGACGACCCAGGTGGTAATCACCGACGACCCAGGCGACCGGGGATTGTTCTTCCGGCTCGCACCGGTGTCCTTTCTCGGGTCCTCGCTGGTGCAGGGTGAAAGCGGCTGTGACCCCTTTGATGCCGCAGCACTTGGGTCCGCCGTACTCTATGGCCCGAAGGTGCGGCATTTCATGGGGTCCTATACCCGGCTCGCGGCAGCGGGGGCGGCGCGCATCGTAAATGACGCGGATGCGCTCGGCACTGCGGTATCGCGCCTGATCGCCCCTGACCAGGCGGCGACCATGGCCCATGCAGGATGGGACGTGATCAGCCAGGGCGCTGCCCTGATGGACCGCGTCACCGATCTGGTGCAGGACGCGCTGGACGACAAGGTGAGGGAGGGCTGA
- a CDS encoding DUF4170 domain-containing protein, with the protein MTQRLHLVFGGELVKPTETAFKNVDDIHIVGIYPNYASAYDAWKTEAQRTVDNAHMRYFIAHLHRLRDEEAPASPTEELG; encoded by the coding sequence ATGACACAGCGTTTGCACCTCGTATTCGGCGGTGAACTGGTGAAACCCACGGAAACCGCGTTCAAGAACGTGGATGACATCCACATCGTCGGCATCTATCCGAACTACGCCAGCGCCTACGACGCCTGGAAGACCGAGGCCCAGCGGACGGTGGATAACGCGCACATGCGCTATTTCATCGCCCACCTGCATCGGCTTCGGGACGAAGAAGCCCCCGCATCCCCGACCGAAGAGCTGGGCTGA
- a CDS encoding 3'(2'),5'-bisphosphate nucleotidase CysQ, with the protein MPAHDLPLLIDAARIAGRVATGFAGKTARRWDKPGDAGPVTEADLAVNDVLQTTLRLARPDYGWLSEETEDTTERLGKDRVFIIDPIDGTRSFVEGSNTWAHSLAVAEAGTITAAVVYLPLRDKLYAAAKGLGATLNGATLCAGQQPDLSRTTVLAAKPALMDHFWHSGNAPTFKRSYRPSLAYRLALVGEGRFDAMITLRRSWEWDIAAGALIVTEAGGTCSDQRGQPLVFNNADPRLDGVVAGGAPTQAALIAALA; encoded by the coding sequence TTGCCGGCGCATGATCTTCCTCTGCTGATCGACGCCGCACGCATCGCCGGGCGGGTCGCTACCGGATTTGCCGGCAAGACCGCGCGCCGCTGGGACAAACCCGGCGACGCGGGTCCCGTGACAGAGGCCGACCTGGCGGTGAACGATGTCCTTCAGACTACACTGCGGCTTGCCCGGCCCGATTACGGCTGGCTGTCGGAAGAGACTGAGGACACTACGGAAAGGCTGGGAAAGGACCGGGTCTTTATCATCGACCCCATAGACGGCACCCGCAGTTTCGTCGAAGGCTCCAACACCTGGGCGCATTCGCTGGCGGTCGCCGAGGCGGGAACGATCACGGCGGCGGTTGTCTACCTGCCGCTGCGTGACAAGCTATATGCCGCCGCCAAGGGTCTGGGGGCAACGCTGAACGGCGCGACGCTTTGCGCGGGGCAGCAGCCCGACCTGTCGCGGACGACCGTTCTGGCTGCGAAGCCTGCGCTGATGGACCACTTCTGGCACTCGGGCAACGCCCCGACCTTCAAGCGCAGTTACCGGCCTTCGCTGGCATACCGGCTCGCGCTGGTGGGGGAGGGCCGTTTCGATGCGATGATCACGCTTCGCCGGAGTTGGGAATGGGACATCGCCGCGGGCGCACTTATCGTGACCGAGGCAGGCGGCACCTGTTCCGACCAAAGGGGTCAACCGCTGGTATTCAACAATGCGGACCCTCGTTTGGACGGCGTTGTTGCGGGCGGCGCCCCGACGCAGGCGGCGCTGATCGCCGCCCTTGCCTGA
- a CDS encoding TldD/PmbA family protein, producing the protein MPQPLEVLTKSLLLAAEKAGADAADTKAVRARSVSVDVRGGKLEQAERAEGTDIGLRVFVGKRCATVSASDTSDRTIAEMAERAVAMAREAPEDPHVGLAEPDQLAKDWDTEALQLVDPTSEPSPEALQEDAAATEAAALAVKGVSQLQSASAGYSAQQIFLATSNGFEGGFGRTNRGLSCVAIAGSGTGMERDYDGDNRLFQSDLRQADAIGRTAAERALARLGARKPPTGTFPVLFDERVASSLIGHLLGAVNGNAVARGASFLRHAMGEAVLPDHLSLTEDPHRPRVGGSRPFDGEGLPTRRRMIVENGVLKGWTLDLASARKLGMPPTGNAGRGTSSGPSPTVFNVSLTQGEASRDDLIRDMGTGLIVTSMIGSTINPNTGDYSRGASGLWVENGEITHAINECTIAGNLRDMLRAIVPANDARTHLSRVVPSLLVPGMTLAGA; encoded by the coding sequence ATGCCACAGCCCCTCGAAGTGCTGACCAAATCGCTATTGCTTGCCGCGGAAAAAGCCGGTGCCGACGCTGCGGATACCAAGGCCGTCCGGGCCAGATCGGTTTCCGTTGACGTACGCGGCGGGAAGCTGGAACAGGCGGAACGGGCCGAAGGCACGGATATCGGTCTGCGGGTCTTTGTCGGCAAGCGGTGCGCCACGGTCTCGGCTTCGGACACATCGGACCGCACCATTGCAGAGATGGCCGAACGGGCTGTCGCCATGGCGCGCGAGGCCCCGGAAGATCCCCATGTCGGGCTGGCAGAGCCCGATCAGCTTGCCAAAGACTGGGATACCGAGGCGCTGCAACTGGTCGATCCCACATCGGAGCCGTCGCCCGAGGCGCTGCAGGAGGATGCTGCCGCGACCGAGGCCGCCGCGCTTGCCGTGAAGGGCGTAAGCCAGCTGCAATCCGCCAGCGCGGGCTACAGCGCGCAACAGATTTTCCTCGCCACCAGCAACGGTTTCGAGGGCGGCTTCGGCCGGACCAACCGGGGATTGTCCTGCGTCGCCATCGCGGGCAGCGGCACGGGCATGGAGCGGGATTACGACGGCGACAACCGCCTCTTTCAGTCCGATCTGCGGCAAGCCGATGCAATTGGCCGCACCGCCGCAGAGCGTGCTTTGGCCCGGCTTGGCGCGCGCAAGCCACCCACCGGCACATTCCCCGTGCTCTTTGACGAACGGGTCGCCTCTTCGCTGATCGGGCACCTTCTGGGTGCGGTGAACGGCAATGCCGTCGCGCGCGGCGCGTCCTTCCTGCGCCACGCCATGGGAGAGGCCGTGCTTCCCGATCATCTTTCGCTGACCGAAGACCCGCACAGGCCGCGCGTCGGCGGCTCGCGCCCCTTCGACGGAGAGGGGCTGCCGACCCGGCGGCGCATGATCGTGGAGAACGGCGTGCTCAAGGGCTGGACGCTGGACCTTGCCTCTGCGCGGAAACTTGGGATGCCGCCCACCGGAAACGCGGGGCGTGGCACCTCATCCGGGCCGTCGCCCACCGTCTTCAACGTCTCGCTGACCCAGGGCGAGGCCAGCCGGGACGACCTGATCCGCGATATGGGAACCGGGCTGATCGTTACCTCGATGATCGGGTCTACCATAAATCCGAATACCGGGGATTACTCGCGCGGTGCCAGCGGCCTTTGGGTCGAGAATGGTGAAATCACCCATGCGATCAATGAATGCACCATCGCGGGCAATCTGCGCGATATGCTGCGTGCCATTGTGCCCGCAAACGATGCCCGGACCCATCTGAGCCGTGTGGTGCCCTCGCTGCTTGTGCCGGGAATGACCCTTGCCGGCGCATGA
- a CDS encoding DUF2125 domain-containing protein: MFHLNSAPLGVGLPAMLLSTAAWADLTPEQVWGDWRQYMEGMGYEITASENAAGGTLTVSDLKMDMPMPEDGGEVSMIIGTLEFTGNGDGSVAIVMPDRLPLSMSATGTATDPGFTLNLDYLQTDHSIIVSGTPENMTYAYDAGTVGLKLTELIVDGKSYGEENAKIDVTASDFTSRTTMTIGDTRSYEQTGQIGDVTYDLFVHNPEQTGQLAMQGSMSDLTLEGTGTIPLNTVSAADMSAMIAAGFDMSGIISYGSGNTGINFQDEEEGDFASATSSQGGELSVSMGPDGIAYSGSQKDTKMNVKVADLPFPIDISMARAGFKLEAPVVKSDEAQDFALGLTLGDFVMSDMIWGIFDPTGQLPRDPATVELDLSGQAKLLVDYMDPEAAAQLAGPPGEVEALSVNTLVVDAAGARLEGKGDVTFDNSDMTTVPGMPKPVGAVDLSLAGGNGLLDKLVAMGLLPQDQAMGARMMMGLFAVPGGEPDTLTSKIEFTEDGQILANGQRIK, encoded by the coding sequence ATGTTCCATCTGAACTCAGCCCCGCTCGGCGTCGGTCTTCCGGCGATGCTATTGTCTACCGCAGCCTGGGCCGACCTGACGCCCGAACAGGTCTGGGGCGACTGGCGCCAGTACATGGAAGGCATGGGCTATGAAATCACCGCGTCGGAAAACGCGGCTGGCGGGACATTGACGGTCAGCGATCTGAAGATGGACATGCCCATGCCGGAGGACGGCGGCGAAGTCTCGATGATCATCGGCACGCTCGAATTCACCGGCAACGGCGACGGGTCCGTCGCCATCGTCATGCCCGACCGGCTGCCGCTGTCGATGTCCGCCACCGGGACCGCGACTGACCCCGGCTTCACGCTTAACCTGGACTACCTGCAAACCGATCACAGCATCATCGTCAGCGGCACCCCGGAAAACATGACGTATGCCTATGACGCCGGCACTGTCGGGCTGAAGCTGACCGAGCTGATCGTCGACGGCAAGAGCTATGGCGAAGAGAATGCCAAGATCGACGTGACCGCCAGCGATTTTACCAGCCGCACCACAATGACCATCGGCGACACCCGCAGCTACGAGCAGACCGGCCAGATCGGCGATGTCACCTACGACCTTTTCGTGCATAACCCCGAGCAGACCGGCCAGCTTGCCATGCAGGGCAGCATGTCGGACCTGACGCTTGAGGGCACCGGAACCATCCCGCTGAATACCGTCAGCGCGGCGGATATGTCTGCGATGATCGCCGCAGGCTTCGATATGTCGGGTATCATCTCGTACGGGTCGGGCAACACCGGCATCAATTTCCAGGATGAGGAAGAAGGCGACTTCGCCAGCGCCACGTCTTCGCAGGGCGGCGAGCTGAGCGTTTCGATGGGACCCGACGGCATTGCCTATTCAGGCTCCCAGAAAGATACCAAGATGAACGTCAAGGTGGCCGACCTGCCGTTCCCCATCGACATCAGCATGGCGCGTGCGGGCTTCAAGCTGGAGGCGCCGGTGGTAAAATCGGACGAGGCGCAGGATTTCGCGCTTGGTCTCACGCTGGGCGATTTCGTCATGTCGGACATGATCTGGGGAATCTTCGACCCCACGGGCCAGTTGCCGCGCGATCCCGCGACCGTCGAACTGGATCTCAGCGGCCAGGCAAAGCTGCTGGTGGACTACATGGATCCCGAGGCCGCGGCGCAGCTTGCCGGCCCTCCGGGCGAAGTCGAAGCCCTCAGCGTGAACACGCTGGTGGTGGATGCCGCCGGGGCGCGACTTGAGGGCAAGGGCGATGTGACGTTCGACAATTCGGATATGACCACCGTTCCGGGCATGCCCAAACCGGTCGGTGCAGTCGATCTGTCGCTTGCAGGCGGCAACGGCCTGCTGGACAAGCTGGTGGCGATGGGCCTGCTGCCCCAGGACCAGGCGATGGGTGCCCGGATGATGATGGGTCTTTTCGCGGTGCCGGGCGGGGAGCCCGACACGCTGACCTCCAAGATCGAATTCACCGAGGACGGCCAGATCCTCGCGAATGGTCAGCGCATCAAGTAA
- a CDS encoding SDR family oxidoreductase — MDMTGKTVMITGASRGIGAETARVFAKAGANVALLARSQDALADLVGEIGDKAIAIPCNVARYGEVSSAVATTLSAFGGLDVLINNAGVIEPISHLADADPDDWGQVIDINLKGVFNCIHAVLPALREAGGGSVLTISSGAAHNAIEGWSHYCASKAAVNMLNRSLDAEEAQHGIRAIGLSPGTVATQMQREIKASGINPVSKLAWEDHIPPEWPAKCLLWMCGAEADRFKGKEISLRDEDIRRAVGLA, encoded by the coding sequence ATGGACATGACCGGCAAGACAGTGATGATTACGGGTGCCAGCCGCGGCATCGGGGCGGAAACCGCGCGTGTCTTCGCCAAGGCGGGGGCGAATGTGGCGCTGCTGGCGCGGTCGCAAGACGCGCTGGCCGATCTGGTTGGGGAAATCGGTGACAAGGCCATCGCAATCCCTTGCAACGTGGCCCGCTACGGCGAGGTATCTTCTGCCGTGGCCACGACACTGAGCGCATTTGGCGGGCTCGATGTGCTGATCAACAATGCCGGTGTGATCGAACCGATCTCGCATCTGGCGGACGCCGATCCAGACGACTGGGGCCAGGTGATCGACATCAACCTCAAGGGTGTCTTCAATTGCATTCACGCGGTTCTGCCGGCACTGCGCGAGGCGGGTGGTGGATCGGTTCTGACGATCTCGTCGGGTGCTGCGCACAACGCGATCGAGGGCTGGAGCCATTATTGCGCCTCCAAGGCGGCGGTGAACATGCTGAACCGCAGTCTCGACGCCGAGGAGGCCCAGCACGGCATCCGTGCCATCGGCCTGTCACCCGGCACGGTCGCGACCCAGATGCAGCGAGAGATCAAGGCATCCGGCATCAACCCTGTCAGCAAACTGGCCTGGGAAGACCACATTCCCCCGGAATGGCCCGCGAAATGCCTTTTGTGGATGTGCGGTGCCGAGGCTGACAGGTTCAAGGGAAAAGAGATCTCGCTCAGGGACGAGGACATCCGCCGCGCGGTGGGTCTTGCATGA
- a CDS encoding enoyl-CoA hydratase/isomerase family protein: protein MISCDRSGDIWTVTIDRPDKANSLTHAMLTELAEVMEAAQVARAVILTGKGRVFSAGADLEAARAGLATSDVWERLSGAIAALPGLSIAALNGTLAGGAMGMALACDIRIAVPHAKFFYPVMKLGFLPQPSDPARMAALIGPARTKLILMGGQKITADEALTFGLIDRIVEPDALCDHARTLAADTVAAKPEIATGIKRMCGA from the coding sequence ATGATTTCATGCGACCGCAGCGGGGACATCTGGACCGTCACCATCGACCGCCCCGACAAGGCCAATTCACTGACCCACGCCATGCTGACCGAACTGGCCGAGGTGATGGAGGCGGCGCAGGTTGCCCGGGCTGTAATTCTGACGGGAAAGGGCCGTGTGTTCAGCGCCGGTGCCGATCTGGAGGCTGCGCGCGCGGGGCTCGCGACGTCCGATGTCTGGGAGCGTTTGTCAGGCGCCATCGCGGCGCTTCCGGGACTTAGCATCGCGGCGCTGAACGGGACATTGGCGGGTGGCGCGATGGGGATGGCACTGGCCTGCGACATCCGCATCGCCGTGCCGCACGCCAAGTTCTTTTACCCGGTGATGAAGCTCGGGTTTCTGCCGCAGCCCTCCGACCCTGCGCGCATGGCGGCGCTGATCGGCCCCGCGCGGACCAAACTGATCCTGATGGGTGGCCAGAAAATCACTGCGGACGAGGCTCTGACTTTTGGCCTGATCGACAGGATCGTCGAGCCGGATGCGCTGTGCGACCACGCCCGGACGCTCGCCGCCGACACGGTGGCCGCCAAGCCGGAGATCGCAACCGGGATCAAGCGGATGTGCGGCGCCTAG
- a CDS encoding HNH endonuclease yields the protein MIKTAPHPTCPLCGREIPPDVPQSLHHLVPKLRGGKGGPTVLMHHICHREVHATLSETELARSYNTPEALRAHPRLAKFAAWVAKRPPGFRSKVPGGMRKR from the coding sequence ATGATCAAGACCGCGCCGCACCCCACATGCCCCCTTTGCGGCCGCGAAATTCCGCCCGATGTGCCGCAGTCGCTGCATCACCTTGTACCGAAACTCCGTGGCGGCAAGGGCGGGCCAACGGTGCTGATGCACCATATCTGCCACCGCGAGGTTCACGCGACGCTGAGCGAAACCGAACTGGCGCGCAGCTACAACACGCCCGAGGCTCTGCGCGCGCATCCGAGGCTGGCGAAGTTCGCCGCCTGGGTGGCAAAGCGGCCCCCCGGCTTCCGCTCCAAAGTGCCGGGCGGCATGCGCAAGCGGTAG
- a CDS encoding TIGR03862 family flavoprotein: MSHAVVIGAGPAGLMAAEMLASAGCKVTLCEAKPSVGRKFLMAGKSGLNLTKDEPAPEFLQAYAEARGALEPMTAAFDASAVQQWARALGQEVFTGSTGRVFPVAMKASPLLRAWMGRLDDLGVTVLTRHDWQGWQDGALVFRTPEGALTLWPDVTVLALGGASWQRLGATGNWARILKDRGVDSAPFAPANAGVAIDWSDHMTRHFGAPIKGGAWSAGPFSSRGEASLSARGLEGGGIYSVSRGVREGHALTVDLLPDLTVPEITARLSRPRGKASLSNHLRKVLNLTPAQIALVQEMARPLPDGLRATARVLKALPIRNTGLRPMDEAISTAGGVPFSALDENLMLRDLPGIFVAGEMLDWEAPTGGYLISACLATGRWAGQRAAAWARA, translated from the coding sequence ATGAGCCATGCGGTGGTGATCGGGGCCGGCCCCGCGGGACTGATGGCGGCCGAGATGCTTGCATCAGCGGGCTGCAAGGTCACTCTGTGCGAGGCCAAACCTTCCGTGGGGCGCAAGTTCCTGATGGCCGGGAAATCCGGGCTGAACCTGACCAAGGACGAACCGGCACCTGAATTTCTGCAAGCCTACGCCGAGGCACGGGGTGCGCTGGAGCCGATGACTGCGGCGTTTGACGCAAGCGCCGTGCAGCAATGGGCGCGGGCGCTGGGGCAGGAGGTGTTTACCGGTTCGACAGGCCGCGTTTTTCCTGTCGCCATGAAGGCATCCCCGCTGCTGCGGGCCTGGATGGGTCGATTGGACGACTTGGGCGTGACGGTCCTGACCCGCCACGACTGGCAGGGTTGGCAGGATGGCGCGCTGGTATTTCGGACGCCGGAGGGTGCACTGACGTTGTGGCCGGATGTGACCGTGCTGGCGCTGGGCGGGGCGAGCTGGCAACGCCTGGGGGCGACCGGCAATTGGGCGAGGATCCTGAAGGACCGGGGCGTTGATTCGGCGCCCTTCGCACCGGCAAACGCGGGTGTGGCGATTGACTGGTCCGACCATATGACTCGGCACTTTGGCGCACCGATCAAGGGCGGCGCATGGTCTGCCGGTCCTTTTTCTTCGCGCGGTGAGGCGAGCCTTTCGGCCCGTGGGTTGGAGGGTGGCGGTATCTATTCGGTCTCGCGTGGGGTGCGCGAGGGGCATGCCCTGACCGTCGATCTGTTGCCTGACCTGACGGTGCCGGAGATCACGGCGCGGTTGTCCAGGCCGCGCGGGAAGGCGAGCCTGTCAAATCATCTGCGCAAGGTGCTGAACCTCACGCCCGCGCAGATTGCCCTGGTGCAGGAAATGGCCCGCCCGCTCCCGGATGGGCTGCGCGCCACCGCGCGTGTGCTGAAGGCGCTGCCGATCCGAAATACCGGCTTGCGTCCCATGGACGAGGCGATATCGACCGCTGGAGGCGTACCTTTCAGTGCGCTGGACGAGAACCTGATGCTGCGCGACCTGCCGGGGATCTTCGTGGCGGGTGAGATGCTGGACTGGGAGGCGCCGACCGGTGGATACCTGATCTCAGCCTGCCTCGCGACCGGGCGCTGGGCAGGGCAGAGGGCGGCAGCCTGGGCAAGAGCCTGA
- a CDS encoding glutathione S-transferase family protein codes for MYKVIGATKSRAFRVMWMLEELGEAYQQVDAGPRSEEAMKYNPLGKIPALVDGDAVLTDSVAIMTYLGDKHGKLTAPAGTIDRARQDAMTFWLIDEFDAILWAAAKHSFVFPEDRRVPEIKDSLKTEFLRSADLLADRLEGPFLMGEHMSHADILACHCVNWSIGAKFPRINDKLGAWAATMRDRPAFKAAQEKVAG; via the coding sequence ATGTACAAAGTGATCGGTGCAACGAAATCCCGGGCTTTCCGGGTGATGTGGATGCTGGAGGAACTGGGCGAGGCTTATCAGCAGGTGGACGCCGGACCGCGGTCCGAAGAGGCGATGAAGTACAATCCGCTGGGTAAGATCCCGGCGCTGGTGGACGGCGACGCGGTGCTGACCGATTCGGTGGCGATCATGACCTACCTGGGCGACAAGCACGGCAAGCTGACCGCCCCCGCCGGTACCATCGACCGGGCTCGGCAGGACGCGATGACCTTCTGGCTGATCGACGAATTCGACGCGATCCTGTGGGCCGCGGCCAAGCACAGCTTCGTCTTTCCCGAAGACCGCCGGGTGCCCGAGATCAAGGACAGCCTGAAAACCGAGTTCCTGCGCTCTGCCGACCTGTTGGCGGACCGGCTGGAGGGGCCGTTTCTGATGGGCGAGCACATGAGCCACGCCGACATCCTCGCCTGTCATTGCGTGAACTGGTCCATCGGGGCTAAATTTCCGCGCATCAACGACAAACTGGGGGCTTGGGCGGCAACCATGCGGGACCGCCCGGCATTCAAGGCGGCGCAGGAAAAGGTCGCGGGATAG
- the holA gene encoding DNA polymerase III subunit delta — protein MKLSPREANGYFAKPDAGRTGLLIFGSDAMRVALKRQEFLKALLGPDAEEEMRLTRIQAADLRRDPAMLMDAIKAVGFFPGPRAAFVEEANDNVAKPLLDALAEWQPGDAQIVVSGGDLKKTSKVRKAFESHPNAYAVAIYDNPPDRAEIERLLAEAGLRPEPDAMGALSELARTLDPGDFRQTVEKLALYKLNDAGPLTGDDVTACAPTSTEAEVDDILHVIAEARAGEIGPVMNKLQGQGVNPVTLTIMAIRHFRTLYRIAASPGAPVYGVRDRDRAIRQAKAWGAAKLETALTVLTETDLTLRSAAQTAPALALVERAFIRLAMLAAQR, from the coding sequence ATGAAGCTTTCCCCGCGCGAGGCCAACGGTTATTTTGCCAAGCCTGACGCGGGCAGGACCGGGCTGCTGATCTTTGGCAGCGATGCGATGCGTGTCGCCCTGAAACGGCAGGAATTCCTGAAGGCCCTGCTCGGTCCTGACGCGGAAGAGGAAATGCGCCTGACCCGCATCCAGGCGGCAGACCTGCGCCGGGATCCCGCGATGCTGATGGATGCGATCAAGGCGGTCGGTTTCTTTCCCGGCCCACGCGCGGCCTTTGTGGAAGAAGCGAACGACAATGTCGCCAAGCCGCTCTTGGATGCATTGGCCGAGTGGCAGCCGGGCGACGCGCAGATCGTCGTGTCGGGGGGCGATCTGAAAAAGACTTCCAAGGTCCGCAAGGCTTTCGAAAGCCATCCCAACGCCTATGCGGTCGCGATCTATGACAACCCGCCCGACCGGGCCGAGATCGAGCGCCTGCTGGCGGAGGCCGGATTACGCCCGGAGCCGGACGCCATGGGCGCGCTGAGCGAACTGGCCCGCACGCTGGACCCCGGCGACTTCCGGCAGACCGTCGAGAAGCTGGCGCTCTACAAGCTGAACGATGCCGGTCCGCTGACCGGCGATGACGTGACCGCCTGCGCGCCCACCTCGACCGAGGCAGAGGTCGATGACATCCTGCATGTGATTGCCGAGGCCCGCGCGGGCGAAATCGGGCCAGTGATGAACAAGCTTCAGGGTCAGGGGGTGAACCCCGTGACCCTGACAATCATGGCGATCCGCCATTTCCGCACGCTCTACCGGATTGCCGCTTCGCCGGGCGCGCCCGTCTATGGGGTCCGCGACCGCGACCGCGCCATCAGACAGGCCAAGGCCTGGGGCGCGGCAAAGCTGGAAACCGCACTGACCGTCCTGACTGAGACGGATCTGACCCTGCGCTCCGCCGCGCAGACAGCCCCGGCCCTGGCACTGGTAGAACGCGCATTTATCCGCCTTGCCATGCTGGCAGCGCAACGCTGA
- the lptE gene encoding LPS assembly lipoprotein LptE: MSLLDRRSLLLAPLALAACGFEPVYGPGGSGSALRNRVLVDEPDDRNGYLLTREIEERLGRPGAARFGLAVTIATTEEGLAIDPAGNTTRFNLLGAVDFALRDLDNGQIVTSGRVENFTGYSATGTTVATLASAQDAQERLMRILAEQIIARLYAARIPA, encoded by the coding sequence ATGTCGTTGCTTGACCGCCGGAGCCTGTTGCTGGCCCCGCTGGCACTTGCCGCCTGCGGGTTCGAACCTGTGTATGGTCCCGGCGGCAGCGGCAGCGCGCTGCGCAACCGGGTGCTGGTGGATGAGCCGGATGATCGTAACGGCTATCTGCTGACCCGTGAGATCGAAGAACGGCTGGGCCGTCCGGGCGCGGCGCGGTTCGGCTTGGCGGTGACCATCGCCACCACCGAAGAGGGTCTGGCGATCGACCCGGCGGGCAACACCACCCGTTTCAATCTCCTAGGAGCGGTGGATTTCGCCTTGCGCGACCTGGACAACGGCCAGATCGTGACCTCGGGCCGGGTGGAAAACTTCACCGGCTATTCCGCCACTGGCACCACCGTCGCCACATTGGCCAGCGCGCAGGACGCGCAAGAGCGGCTGATGCGCATCCTGGCGGAACAGATCATCGCCAGACTTTACGCCGCCCGGATACCGGCATGA